A stretch of Shewanella dokdonensis DNA encodes these proteins:
- a CDS encoding dihydrolipoyllysine-residue acetyltransferase, giving the protein MIKDFILPDIGEGVVECELMEWLVAEGDRVEEDQPICEVMTDKALVQIPAPFPGVINKLYYAKGDVAKVHSPLYAVTMDDDGFTEPAAPTPSQPTPVSSSKQIEDFLLPDIGEGIVECELVDWLVAEGELIEEDQPICDVMTDKALVQIPAIKAGKVVKLYYDKGQVAKVHAPLFAIEVAADVAVADTVEQAVTAPAVALEHQSSVPVEQGKALASPAVRRLARSLDINIAEVPGSGKHGRVYKEDIERFVNNASVASQPTVNPPAVVSPTMVSAGDKVVPIKGVQAVMARQMMDSVSTIPHFTYCEELDITDLVALREQLKQKYASDTLKLTMMPFFMKALSLALTQFPVVNSRVNADCTELTYLARHNIGMAVDSKVGLLVPNVKDVQDKSILDIAAEITRLTDAARSGRVTPADLKDGTISISNIGALGGTVATPLINKPEVAIVALGKLQNLPRFNANGEVEARKIMQVSWSGDHRVIDGGTIARFCNLWKQYLERPQEMLLAMK; this is encoded by the coding sequence ATGATTAAGGATTTTATTCTGCCGGATATCGGCGAAGGCGTGGTTGAGTGTGAACTGATGGAATGGCTGGTTGCAGAAGGCGATCGCGTCGAAGAAGATCAGCCAATATGCGAAGTCATGACCGACAAAGCCTTGGTGCAGATCCCCGCGCCATTTCCTGGGGTCATCAACAAGCTTTATTACGCTAAAGGCGATGTTGCCAAAGTACATTCACCACTCTATGCGGTGACGATGGACGATGATGGTTTTACCGAGCCCGCAGCGCCAACGCCATCGCAACCTACACCTGTTAGTAGCAGTAAACAGATCGAAGATTTTCTCTTGCCAGATATCGGTGAAGGGATTGTGGAGTGCGAACTGGTCGATTGGTTAGTGGCTGAAGGGGAGCTGATTGAAGAAGATCAACCTATTTGCGATGTAATGACCGATAAAGCCTTGGTACAGATCCCGGCGATTAAAGCGGGGAAAGTTGTCAAACTTTATTATGACAAAGGGCAGGTGGCTAAAGTCCACGCACCCTTGTTTGCCATCGAAGTAGCGGCTGATGTAGCCGTTGCAGACACTGTGGAACAGGCCGTAACTGCCCCGGCGGTGGCGCTGGAGCACCAATCCTCAGTACCAGTGGAGCAGGGCAAAGCGCTGGCAAGTCCTGCCGTACGGCGCTTAGCGCGAAGCCTCGATATCAATATTGCAGAGGTTCCTGGCAGCGGTAAACATGGCCGGGTGTACAAAGAAGACATCGAACGTTTTGTTAATAACGCCTCGGTTGCGAGCCAACCTACAGTGAATCCCCCGGCGGTTGTATCGCCAACGATGGTATCTGCTGGCGATAAGGTCGTGCCAATCAAAGGCGTGCAGGCGGTGATGGCTCGGCAGATGATGGACTCGGTATCGACCATTCCCCATTTTACCTATTGCGAAGAGTTAGATATCACCGATTTAGTGGCATTAAGAGAACAGCTTAAGCAGAAGTATGCGTCAGATACCTTGAAGCTGACCATGATGCCGTTCTTTATGAAAGCCCTGTCATTGGCGTTAACGCAATTCCCGGTGGTCAACAGTCGGGTAAATGCTGATTGCACCGAACTCACTTATCTTGCGCGTCACAACATTGGGATGGCGGTTGACTCAAAAGTGGGGCTTCTGGTGCCGAACGTTAAGGATGTACAGGATAAATCGATATTGGACATCGCGGCTGAGATCACCCGGCTTACAGACGCGGCACGCAGTGGCCGCGTCACTCCGGCAGATCTGAAAGACGGCACCATTTCTATCTCCAATATTGGCGCCTTGGGCGGTACGGTAGCTACGCCGCTTATAAACAAACCTGAAGTGGCGATTGTTGCCTTAGGAAAATTACAGAATCTGCCGCGCTTTAATGCCAACGGCGAGGTGGAAGCCCGCAAAATTATGCAGGTAAGCTGGTCTGGCGATCATCGGGTCATAGATGGTGGTACTATCGCGCGTTTCTGTAATCTGTGGAAACAGTATCTCGAGCGCCCTCAGGAAATGTTACTGGCAATGAAGTAA
- a CDS encoding tyrosine-type recombinase/integrase, whose amino-acid sequence MPRCEYSRTEKVKLRVPEYTNSDISAIFSLPLFREIPAKIKARYGDAPYWLPVILAYTGARAEEIAQLYVDDIEQDAEKPDEWYFHIRAAKPDQSVKRNKSRRVPIAQPLINLGFFEYLKTVPTEGRVFPLLKAASKGKYHATVARYLRGKFESCNIPHFDELEPLHAFRHRFTTEARKIDMREDVQNAITGHSNAGNVGRTYGSYQELHAAINKMPVINIPKWHP is encoded by the coding sequence TTGCCACGGTGTGAGTATAGCCGTACCGAAAAAGTAAAGTTACGTGTACCTGAATACACAAACTCCGACATTAGCGCTATTTTCTCACTGCCTCTTTTCCGTGAAATTCCAGCCAAGATTAAAGCTCGCTACGGTGATGCTCCTTATTGGCTACCAGTTATCCTTGCATACACTGGTGCTCGGGCCGAGGAGATTGCCCAATTATATGTAGACGATATTGAACAAGATGCTGAGAAGCCGGACGAATGGTATTTCCATATTCGAGCGGCTAAACCTGATCAGTCAGTAAAGCGTAATAAATCACGTAGGGTGCCAATCGCTCAGCCGCTGATCAATTTAGGTTTCTTCGAATACCTGAAGACCGTTCCTACAGAGGGAAGAGTTTTCCCGTTACTTAAGGCGGCTAGCAAAGGAAAGTACCATGCAACAGTGGCTAGGTACCTTAGAGGCAAGTTTGAAAGCTGCAACATCCCCCATTTTGATGAGCTAGAACCACTGCATGCGTTCCGCCATCGCTTCACTACTGAAGCCCGTAAAATTGACATGAGGGAAGACGTGCAAAATGCCATAACAGGTCATTCAAATGCGGGCAATGTCGGGCGAACTTATGGCTCATACCAAGAGTTGCACGCAGCGATTAATAAAATGCCTGTGATTAATATCCCCAAGTGGCACCCATAA
- a CDS encoding phage/plasmid primase, P4 family — translation MSRDGSVAIVEGEHDLLALYEHGWEGPILATNGSIGQSQLDWIAEHLHNRDVVTFFDSDTAGDKYREKLQELGLPSLIQVTIPEGQGKDIDDYLRTEHHLPLTELVQQCGVNCSCIAEDDTAEREDAAGTVLVESTEAPAAVLSPIWQGFDEDTLNDVGNADRLKDLTKGSLMFVPEWSGFFEFNDGKWNSTQGAELEASRCVGEEIIAQAQRLMADALSKKDSAKLKQADTLQKFGRSTLNRKKIVDMQELFKSGNSIAANAFDADSMLLGVENGVLDLERGKLIQANKEHYISRSSNVTFDVTATCPRWLQFIQEITCGDAVYGEYLQRIVGYILTGRTDEQVLFFLHGHGCNGKSTFMNVIQRLMGNYYHQINNEVLLQSKGNNNGPNPSLAKLIGSRLVVANELAEGSRMDENLVKSMTGDDVIVARPLYAKKELEFRPMFKLMMIGNHKPVIRDTSPGMWRRMILLPFNASFSKEQLDPRLMDKLYAELPGILNWALEGVHQWLTQGIKASMPDNIKAEIDEYRHESDLLEMFFEECICEGEYIHTDELYDAFRKWAERDGDWRMPRKTMTKRLVEKGFEKTRKNSKAAILGIRLKSPYEDLPTESTDGTHLFLSNQASTVATQYVV, via the coding sequence ATGAGTCGAGATGGTTCAGTTGCCATTGTCGAAGGTGAGCACGATCTGTTGGCGTTATACGAACATGGCTGGGAAGGTCCTATCCTAGCCACCAATGGCTCTATCGGGCAAAGCCAACTAGATTGGATCGCTGAGCACCTGCATAACCGCGATGTTGTCACCTTTTTTGATAGCGATACCGCCGGAGACAAGTACCGTGAGAAGTTGCAGGAACTCGGTTTGCCATCGCTGATTCAGGTGACTATCCCTGAAGGACAAGGTAAGGATATCGACGACTACCTGCGTACAGAGCACCATCTGCCTCTAACGGAGTTAGTCCAGCAGTGTGGCGTTAATTGCTCGTGTATAGCCGAAGATGATACCGCAGAAAGGGAAGATGCCGCGGGGACAGTTCTCGTTGAGTCAACGGAAGCACCTGCAGCAGTCTTATCACCCATTTGGCAAGGCTTTGATGAAGATACACTCAATGATGTCGGTAATGCAGATCGCTTGAAAGACTTAACCAAGGGCTCACTGATGTTTGTCCCTGAATGGAGTGGCTTCTTCGAGTTCAATGATGGCAAATGGAATTCAACGCAAGGGGCTGAATTAGAAGCAAGTCGATGCGTAGGTGAAGAAATTATTGCTCAAGCACAACGATTAATGGCAGATGCTTTATCTAAGAAGGATAGCGCCAAGCTCAAACAAGCAGATACTTTGCAGAAGTTCGGACGCAGCACGCTAAACCGCAAAAAGATTGTCGATATGCAGGAGTTATTTAAATCAGGGAATAGCATTGCGGCGAACGCGTTTGATGCTGACTCCATGCTACTCGGTGTTGAAAATGGCGTGCTTGATCTTGAACGTGGAAAGCTAATCCAAGCAAATAAAGAACACTATATCAGTCGCTCCAGCAACGTTACTTTTGATGTTACTGCCACCTGCCCTCGTTGGTTGCAGTTCATTCAAGAGATCACTTGTGGTGATGCTGTATACGGAGAGTATCTACAGCGGATTGTGGGCTATATTCTCACAGGCCGTACTGACGAGCAGGTGCTATTTTTCCTTCATGGTCATGGTTGTAACGGCAAGAGCACCTTCATGAATGTTATTCAGCGTTTGATGGGAAACTATTACCATCAAATCAACAATGAAGTGTTACTGCAGAGTAAAGGCAATAACAACGGCCCTAACCCTTCGTTGGCGAAACTCATTGGTAGTCGTTTAGTCGTGGCTAACGAGCTTGCCGAAGGCTCCCGTATGGACGAGAACTTGGTGAAGTCAATGACGGGGGACGATGTAATTGTTGCTCGCCCGCTCTACGCTAAGAAGGAACTCGAATTCCGACCAATGTTTAAGCTGATGATGATCGGCAATCATAAGCCGGTGATCCGCGATACCAGCCCGGGGATGTGGCGACGCATGATCTTATTACCGTTCAATGCGAGCTTCAGCAAAGAGCAACTTGATCCACGTTTAATGGATAAGTTGTATGCCGAACTTCCAGGCATTCTTAACTGGGCATTGGAGGGCGTACACCAGTGGCTAACTCAAGGTATTAAGGCATCCATGCCAGATAACATCAAAGCGGAGATCGACGAGTATCGCCATGAGTCAGACCTTTTGGAGATGTTCTTCGAAGAATGTATTTGCGAGGGTGAATATATTCACACCGATGAATTGTATGATGCTTTTCGTAAATGGGCTGAACGGGACGGTGATTGGAGAATGCCTCGAAAGACCATGACTAAACGCCTTGTCGAAAAAGGATTTGAGAAGACACGTAAAAACAGCAAGGCAGCCATTCTAGGCATCCGTTTGAAAAGTCCTTACGAAGATCTTCCCACTGAGAGTACAGATGGAACACACCTGTTCTTGAGCAATCAAGCCAGTACTGTGGCAACCCAGTACGTGGTGTGA
- a CDS encoding DUF6538 domain-containing protein, translated as MAFMIQPIRNKRTGMFELRLGVPKALIPYVKGEKQSFKRSLDTKDQQEAKAKAPAVINELYGILAEARLRKDNQERESAINPAVLDVIVSRWLINERQRLGEPDVLSRYTLESDAGLEPVPEWFSDPLLEQIMQFSRR; from the coding sequence ATGGCTTTTATGATTCAACCTATTCGAAATAAAAGAACGGGAATGTTTGAACTTCGTCTCGGAGTTCCAAAGGCTCTCATACCGTACGTCAAAGGTGAAAAGCAGTCATTCAAGCGTTCCCTTGATACTAAAGACCAACAAGAAGCTAAGGCTAAAGCTCCAGCCGTAATCAATGAGCTTTACGGAATACTCGCAGAAGCTAGGCTTCGTAAAGACAATCAAGAGCGTGAGTCAGCTATAAACCCTGCGGTCCTTGATGTCATAGTCAGCCGTTGGCTTATCAATGAACGTCAGCGTCTCGGTGAGCCAGATGTATTATCTCGGTACACGCTTGAGTCTGATGCAGGGCTTGAACCTGTACCTGAATGGTTCAGTGACCCACTCCTGGAACAAATTATGCAATTCAGCCGTCGATAA